Sequence from the Nymphaea colorata isolate Beijing-Zhang1983 chromosome 9, ASM883128v2, whole genome shotgun sequence genome:
CACAGCTAAGTtggttattattattaaaatggcTAAATATGAAAAGCTGATGGCTGAATGAGATACGGTTGCCTTTGCATGAGGAGTGTAGTTTTTATGTACTTTATGAGGCATTGCCTTTGCACAAGGGAGACAGTCTTAGACTCTTGTGTGCCTCGATGAGCCATTTGCAAATTCTGGTGGTAGACACCtaattgtttcttcttttaaaccTTTAATTAAGTGGGTGATGTAATTTCATGAGGACATTAAAACCGTCACTGAGCTtgattctctattttttttcttactggAGAGCTGCTTTTCTTAAGAATATCTGTTTTAGCTGTTAAGATCTCTTGGTCCAACTATAAGTTGCAAGGTGGTCTGGACTGAATATTTAATGCTTTCTCACTTTTGCAGGCTATAGAAGCAGGTTTGGGATATGGCGAATGGCTTCATGGTGAAGCTGTTGCAGCTGGAATGGTACTTTATCCTTCCCTTGCAGCAATAGAGGTGCTTTTTCTGCATGTAAAATCAATGCTCCATGATGGCTAAAAATTTACAGGTTATGGCTGTCGATATGTCACACCGCCTTGGCTGGATTGATGCTTCAATTGTGGAGCGGGTCATGCATATCACAAAAGAAGCTAAGCTCCCTACCGCACCTCCAGATGGGATGACGGTTGACACATTTAAGAATTACATGGCTGTAAGTATCCGCTGAATTGCTGATATTTGTAGCCGGTGGGACAGAGATTCTTTAAGATGAGGGATTTAATCAATTACTTGGTGAAAACTGTAGAAATTCCTTagcatttgaaatttgaagtaTGTGTTATCATGCTTGATATCCTGATCCTCGTGAATTCTCTTTGCAGGTTGACAAGAAGGTTGCTGATGGACTGCTGAGGCTAATTCTTTTGAAGGGATCACTTGGCAACTGCGTTTTTACTGGAGATTATGACAGAAAGGCCCTCGATGAGACGCTTCGTGCCTTCTGCAAGTCCTAGTTTCTTGCCACGACGAGATTGAGTCTGTATGTTGAAGCTACTTCTCCTGTGATCTAGGAAAATTCTTGCATGTTTAAGTTGCAACTGAGTTGTGCCTGAAAATGTAAAGGAAAACGCATGCTTGACCATCGTCATCCGCCCTTGTCACCCTGGTTACTACCAGGTCCTTTTCGAGTATTCAGCTCATTTTAGGAATAACAGCAACGCCTGAAATCCTGGGTTTATGTAATCGTACTGAAGCCTTGGTCTTCAGTCTCCTGTATCAAGTTCCCTCCCTCATGTTTCCAAGAAGTTGCCAGTCAATCAAAAATTCGAGATTTAGATATATTATTGCTATAAATGGAGGAAGATCGAAAATTGATGGTTATGTTGAGCAGCTCAAATTGACTTTATTTTTTGGAAGTATTTCGAGGTGTTGAATTCCTTCGGCTTGTGGAAACTTTGAGACCTCTCTCCTGATCAGCGAGGCAATATTAATACATCTCCAACTGAAAATAGCTCCCTTCGCCACAGCACTGAGCTGATTTTCCATATATACCGTAAGCCGAGTGGTCAGTGAAAAATGGttaaaaaagggggaaaatatTCCAGTGCtctttttgggtgagcagaCAGAGAAATGCACTAacgaaaatacaaaaaaaacatgttttttgttttttttttttgtaatatttcaCCAATCTTAAGTGAATGGATGGATGTTAGAgcattttttgataattttctcAGAATCATATTAGTTTGATGCAAGACTTTCTAACTTAGATTGCCAAAAATTGTATTAGATACAAAAAACTTCAGATCATGAAAACGAGAATTGCACCAAATCCATAAGCTGTGTGACGAATGGCTTTCTTCCTTTGTTTGCCTGACAAGGAAGTGAAGGTTCTATTGCTGATTGGTCTTTCGTATATAGGTCTCCTGTTTCTCATTTCCAACATTTGTCCTTTTAAACTTTTACACTCgtataagcaaaagaaaaaaacacgaATGTCTTGCTGGTACTTTTTCAACTATGTTTTTCCGGGCTACAAGTATTGGCCACTTCAGCCACATTTAATTACGTGAACTTCCTAAACAAGGCACCAACCGCTATAGAAGCCAAACAAGATCTCCGTCAAAAAAGGGAGCAGCATGTGGCGTCTACGGTTAATGGTTGATACGGAACAAAAGCCACTTACAacgaaaggaaaaaagaaatttcatgtACAGGAAAGTTCAGTGAATTCGGAGCATGCGGCGAAGACTTTCGGTCGCACTGAAGTCGACGCCGCTGCTGCCAGCAGTGGCTTCAGAGCTACATCTTCCTTTGTGATTCAGTGAAAAACTCGGCAAAGGCAGGCTGCTTGGAGAAGGGGAGATGGAGAAAGCCGAGCCAGACCACTTATCAGCAAACTCCGCCGAACTGAAGAACCCGAAAATCTTCTGTGGGAGATCACCAGGATCAGGTCCAAACGGTCGGGCTGATGTGATTAATGGATAGCTCTCCGAGTCCTTGTTTCCATCCGGCCTCCTCTTAGGATGTGCTTGTTCTGACTTGCTGAAATTTCTCATGACTGTACTCAATTTAGCCGAACTGAGAACTGCAGATCGCTGAGAAGGGTTTGCACTGGGGGGGAAATTTGGAAGAGGAGGCAGGAGAGGGAGCTTTTGTGAAAGCTGCGAATTGTGGGGAGCAGAACAACTGAGCACACCAATATGGGAATTGTCAAGAGCAGGGAAACGCTTCCTGTATGAATTTTTTGGGCTCTGGCTATCGAAGACCTTCCTCTTGTGGTTCAATCTTTTTGGggaatttctcatatttttatgaGAAAAGGCAGCTTTGTCAGGATGATGAACAACCAACCTTTCCATGAACGAGCAACAAGCTTCTGGAATATACGAACTTATCTATTTTGTGTACGCCAAGAAGGAATACTGAATATTGCCCAGAGagacaagaaatgaagaaaaccacATGCACAACAATAAATCAGAGCcggcaaagaaagagaaaatataattTACTACTGGTGCTACTGGAATGTCAACAACTTACGACTTCACTATATAATTTACTAAAAAAGCATCAAAAGTTCTAGCCCAAAGATTAGCAAACCAAAAAAATCTACAATCACTACAAAGAAGCTCGAAAGATTGTGATCTGCTAACCTCAAGAAATGTGATCACCTGTAATTTACTACCTGTTCCTTTCTCACACGAAGGAAAGCTTCACTTACTGGAAGTAATTCGCTGACAACCCTTATAGCAATGAACTCGGAATCTTACGTAGTAAAGGAGAGAACAATGGTCGAACAAACAATATTAGTTCCTCAGCAAAAAGGTGGCAACCACCAGCgtattaaaaggaaaaactgatcaagataagaagaaaaatgtcgAGAAATCTAAGATGAAAGACCAGAAGGGTGAAATCTAGATAACCTAATTCACTCTTTCCCGACGATAAAAGCCAAACCTCGAACACCCAATTCGAATTCCAGGACTTCAAATTTGGCGAAATCCAACGAGATTATATCCTCAGTCTAGTTCTCCCGGTACACGTATCAGCGGAAAAAGAAAGCGAAAACTACAGCGATTCCACCTCGGTGACTTCCTTTCTATACAAGGACTGGACTAACTTTACACGTAACAATAAAACTTAGAGAGAAAGATGAGAGTCCTGATGGCGATCGTAAGAAGATTCAATCCTAGGAATAGACGCTTTAGATCGTCGCCCACCAACAAACCTATTCTTCCTCCACTTCTTTCGTTCCAATAAGGAGAATAAGTTTTGAGGCCGCAACGGTTCGTGATACCGGAGGGAACACTTGCACTTTTTATAGAACCTTAACGGCtactttctttttaaattaagaAGAGTTCGCCGACAGTCTCGCGGCCGGGAAGCCTAACGGGCGGCTCATCGAAGCGTTTCCCGCCGTTGATCTGGACTCGGTGACCGTTTAATCAATATCGAGCGTCGAAGGTCAGCGTCTGTTGCCCGGAAAAGGAGATGGACAAGAGAGACGGATGTTTCTTAATTGACCTAAATACCCTCCACGTGGTCTACAAACAGCTCCTGCTTGAGTTGGCCCTCGCCCAAGTGAGCCATAATAAGTTAGTCAAGACCAGAGTAAGCTCGGTTTGAGTGGACCAAGTTGTGGAAATAGCCGATGCCTGTGCCAATTcgcactattttttttttcagttggaCTGATTGGTTCGTGTGGTCAAGAGAACTGGGTTTGATATTAAAGATATTTTTTCCAATATAATATGGTAAGTtggagttatatatatatatatatatatattcactcgACAATCATAGTGAAGGTAAGACACATCTGATTGTATTCTAAAACTACAAAGCTTTCAATTATTATAGACCCATCAAGTGGGGAAAACCATTAAATGCCAGCCTTGGCCTTATTATAATGAACAATTATTGATCAtacttgttttttcaaaaagtcaTGCTCATCTAGGGCCTACGCACATAATTTGAAGGAAAATCAAACCTAACTTTCAAGTTAAAACCAGAAaagttgcttgattttcaaaatcctAGTTTCCATATTGTTTTTAGCTAGCTTTCTCCTGAGCATCTTGTTAGTTTCTTCATTTGAAAACGTGTTAttgaattaacaacttcaagAAGAATTCTTTTTAAGATATTTGTGTGGTTACAGTTTTGGAGAATGTGATGAATGTTAAGTTGAATACGTCGACTCTAGTCTTCTTCACCTTACTATTTGATCGTGCAAGTTTTCTTGTGTTGTTTTCTTAAGAGTATTTGGTTATCAGAGACATTTCAAATCTGCCAAAAAAActgagacagattcatgaaacaacaaACAATATCCCCTTTATCAAACTTTTGATGCTCAAAAGATCAAAAACACCCCAGTTTTCGAAGAAGAAGACTTCTTTCtctgacaaaaaaataaaaaaataagagaaaatctttactttttaaaatgataaaactGTCTCTTCctgttttcaaaaatatttgaaatacctCACACTACTATACAAAACTGAACTGTGGGATCAGACGTAAAACCTTCTCAACAAGGTCCACCATAGTGGTTGATTTCAACTATCTTGGAGGTCACTTTGTTATCAAAATATATACAACGTTTGTTagtccattttcttttcaataagtTTAAGTTGGGCGATTAAACTTGggttaaataaatataaacaataatGAAATCAAGATTACAAAAAGTATTTTCTGGGTTCATAGGAGTAATTCCCGATAGGATCATAGGTATGTGCTTATCTTAAAATTACATCAAAAGTGAAACTGTGGAATACAAATTCGCCATTCCCGGCCCCTATATGTAATTTAGACAAAGAATCATTACAAAACTTCGCCATTCTTCCGCTTTGTCCCCATCTAAAAGTGTCTTTATGCGAAAGGCATCGGACTCGTACGAAGCAAACTATGCCAGAAACAGGAACCCCTTCATTTTGCAGAAAGGCGaccaattttttcattaaatagCCTGAATACAGTCACGGTTAAATTCTTTTCACTTAACTTCCTTGTTTGGGTGGCAAATATCTTAATCCAAATTGCTAAATGTAAAACGTTCCAACATAAGTGAAAGATtttacagatatatatatatatatatatacaactgtGTTGTAGTTTTCAAGAAGCATTTATACATGATAAGTAGACGGCAACCCCGAATCCTTCAGAGCAGAGGTTAAACTCCTTGATGTCTTCCCCTTTGATCTCTGCAAGTATACCTTACTTTGGCAGCGCTGGTTGTGAGTGCTTTCAACAAGAAATGTCTTTATTTATTCGATCGCTTCTAATATAAAGAAACCACACTTAAAATGTGAGATTTGGGACACAATTAATATACCTTAGTTTCAGGGCCTATCAGAAGATGGTGCTTATgggctttgaattttgattgcCCAACTCACTATAATATCATCTATGGCTTATAAAAGGTGAATTATGGGAGTTGATTTTATATAAGATTGACATTTTCTCCATAAGACACACTCAGTACTTAAACTATTCACATAAATATCTCATGcttcttttcaaaatatgtcTTTGGCCCACCACTTTGTGACACATGGCATGTTGATTTGCCTCTTGTCACTAGCCAAGTGAGGAACAAATAGATGCTTTTTCCATTGAAATATTTCCATATTTATAGGCAATCTATGTAAGAGCTCATAAAGTGATAGTCTTTTATAAGTGTTTGCCGGGTCAGTTTACTATAACTAATCATCTATGCgcaaaggaaacaaaatgaagttTGAACTCTTGAGAATGATCCTCAAAAGGTTGTTCAATTGCAACGCTACTGATAATGTCGGAAGAAGAGAACATAAAAACCATAAGAAAAAGACATGCAAATGCTTGTGAAGCAGGAAATCGCGTGGAAAAGCAGTCCTTTTGAATGCCTGATCTATGAACCAACATGCCTCTAATTCAGCTACAAGAAAAGCACCAATGAGCTTTAACCCATCTTATTTGCTTCATCACATGGGACGGCGGCAATATTAACCAAGAAAGATTATCAATATAATGAGTTTTTTCACATGGGACGGCGGAAATCTAATTCGTCGACTTGttatttcaaacataaaaaaaaactaaaagctTAGCTCGAGAGCCTCATTTGGGTTTTGAGTTAAGCAAAAGATAGGTATGGATTTAAATAGCAATAAAGGAAAATGATTAAACTGCTAATATAAGTTACTCTGGGATAATTGGatttgagagaaaagaaaagcaaaaacaatgGTAGGAAACACGGTGGACCCGCATAAGCCAAAAGTATGCGTTGGAGTGGAGCACGGTTGGCGAGGAGATGAAAATGGAGTTTGGGAAGCAGCCAACGGGCGCGAAGAAACCGTCACATTCAACCGTCTGCCTTCTTAAAGATGATAGATCAATGATATCAGTTGATTCAGTCACTGTTTGCCTGAGGTGACCCCCGGGACAGAAAGAGATATACATAACTTCTCCTCCAACCCCTCTTGCATGGGTTACCGACATCACTGACGACTAATACATTCCGAAAAGCAATCTGATCTGCATAAACGGAAAAGGCAAATTTGAGAATGGTGGAGGCTTAAGCAGTGGGGAGAGGAAAGTGGTACTCTGATCGAGGTTAGTTCAgatttgtgagagagagagagagatgggtttCGTGAGTTCTTTATTGGGTTTCACTGGATTTGGGATGGGGATGTCTGTTGGTCTCGTGGTCGGGTATTATatgttcatcttcttccaaCCCAATGATGTGAAGGTACGTAATTTTGCGCAAcctgatttctttctttatttctttcttcttcttccttcctttccaCGTTGGGTTTTCTGGGTTACTGGCAGTGAGGCCTCTGCATGCTTAGCTTTCAGTTTTGTGGAAGGGAATTGTTGCTTTCTTGTAGCTTGGTGGCATGCTCTTTATTGGAAACTTTCGGGGAATTGTTCTTGTCTGTGAAAGGGTTGATTTGAATTTATCGCCAATTTGTTCGTGGATTATGATATTTCATTTGCAGTTCCTGTGGAAGGGAATTGATGCTTTCTTGTAGCTTGGTGGCATGCGATGTATTGGAATCTTTCGGGGGATTGTTTTTGTCTGTGAAGGGGTTGATTTGAATTTCTTGCCATTTTGTTTGTGAATTATGATATTTCATTTGCGCAAAGACTGAATAGTTGTGGTTAGGTGCCTGCACGCAGGAAGCAAGATCGTGGAAGTTTGTGAATTGAAATTCACATTTATGTATTCGATATGATGGTCAAACTGTCTTTTGATACGAATGCTCGTATCAAGCTTCTATTTCATACAAGTACTTGATTACAGACGTTACACTAGCTATTTAATGAATTTTCCTATTTCCCTATTTTTACTGGTGAGGTGGCATGTTATTCTGGTTGCGacagattttcttttcaagttgtAATTGGAGTCATGTTCGATGTCGGTGGTTGAATTGATACATCAAAAAGATGAATGGGTGCTCACGAGGGTTCTGGTTTTGGATGATATAttgatgaagataaaaataagaaacatgTAGTCAGATATTCTTCTCATCCTTTAGTAAGAAAGACATTGCAGGTACTGATGAATTTCAAAGCATATTCCGGTACTTCAGGAAGAGGTAGTGCCTATCTTGCTTTAACTGTCTTAGGAATGTAACAAATACCttctgattttttagtttttttgctTGTCCTTGTTCCTGTATTGCAATATTATGATGAAACTAACCCGGCTTCAAGATATAATGTGGAATATAATTTGGTGAGGCTTTTTCCTTAGTCAGCATcattaattcaaaattttgtactTTATGGTTAACGGAGGGGGTTACATCAAACATTTGTATTAAGGTTAGGGTCAGGGGTTATGGAGTTGAGGAGAATCTTGTTTGAGAATTTTCCGTATGACTAACTCCCCTGATTCAAACTGGGATAGGTACTGAGCTAGGCAGGTTGGTTGACTGACATGGGCCAGACTAGTGGGTAACAAATGGCTTCTATTTGAAGAATACCTGGTTGCATACCCAGTTGAACTGCAAGCTAATTGGATCTTTACTTCTCAACTTAGATTAGAGAGGTTGACTCATAGTAAGAGTAACATCTGAAGAACATGCTGGAGATGTTCATGCTCTAAGTTTTGCCACTGCAATGCAGTCTTCATACAATTACCGCAGTAATTACATTGGGTGTACAGGCACTGTTTTCCCATATATGCAACTTGAAACCTATCGGCTGGATTTTAGTGTACTAACAACCAGACCATGTATATCGGGAAATCAGGTTTGGTTGCTGAATTTCAGAAAGAAAGGGTAACATGCTATTTAATTGGTATTCCACTTGTGAGTAGGGCCCAATGTATATTTTAATGTTCTTCCTGCATATGTAtcattttctcctttccttAAATCGTTTGATGACCTCCTTGGAGCCAAAATGCTAGTCTATTGTTTTTTATCTTGATTTCTGGAGAGACCACGCTTGACTGGGTAGCTATATTTTTCCTGTAATCATCTTCAATTGGCAGTTATTTTGAACATTTAAGAGCTGAAGCAATTAAATCATATTGGTGATTGAAGTGACACTTTTGTGCCTATTCATGCTATATTTTTTCCTGTTATTGCCATTTTTCCGCATATATTATGCTTTTTGGTTGTTTAAATCATGATATACATCTAGTTGATATGTATCACAAAGTAAGCATTGGTCAAAAAATTTCTAGATTTCTTGTACCTCCTGAAATTCCACAATATGAAAATGTAGCTATCATCAGAATGTGCATCCTGTGGTTCCAGAATGATTTTCAACCTATGTATCATTTATGAGTcatgttcttatttttcattcttttcatttttacatgCTATATATCATGTTTTCATGTTCCACTATTGTCATTTGCATTCTTGAACAGCAGCAATATGATTATCTTCATTAATTCAACAGGATCCAGACGTTCAGCCTCTTGTTGAACAAGATTCAAAAACCTTGCAACGCCTACTCCCAGAAATACCCTTGTGGGTGAAAAATCCTGATTATGATAGAGTATGTATAGCTGAACTGTGCACTGCTGGTCTTCCTAGCTGTGTGatggatgatttttcaaaatagtaGTGGATTGATTTCAACCTGATGGACCTTGTTGCTAATGAGTTTCTTCAATTGCTTCATGAAGATTGATTGGCTGAACAGATTTCTCGAGAACATGTGGCCATATCTGGATAAGGTACTTTCAATTGTAAGAGTGTAGAGATCTTGTAAAATTttgctttcatattttcaatGGTTGCATCTCAATAAGTTGTTTACAATGGCAGGCTTATTCTAAAAGATTAACCACAGACTTGGATGGTCAAGCAAATTTCATGTTTACTTAAATATTTCTTTGTAATACCCATAAAAGCAGTTGGTTGTCTCATTTTGTAGGCTGTATGTAAAATGGTGAAAGAGATGTCAAAGCCAATTATTGCCGAGCAGATTCCAAAGTTCAAGATTAGTTCAATGGAGTTTGAAACCCTTACACTCGGCACCCTTCCACCAACTTTTCAAGGTCAGCTCACTagatttgaaataaatttcttttctgGCGTCTTGTCAAATAGTTTAGCTTTTATTGGCTTCAAAGCATCCATGATAGGGCTTGAAGCCTCAGCCCTGGCAACCTGCAACGTATCTTTCAAGGCCGGTTTCAGGGCAAGCACTTGCGTGTAAGTGGACTACGTGACATATTTCCACTTGTAATTTGGTTTCCAGTGTAATCTTAACTCCACAGAAAGTCAATCTGCAATTTCTATGTATAGCCTTCTTAGGTGCAGCGATACACTATGGAAAGGATTcagttttcaagttgatttttaTGTggattaattaatttatttatgtCTATCTGGGTAAATAAACTACATGATCTTGTTGATGGCACCATAATCTTTTGGGGATTTTAGTCTTTTGCCTGCTCCACAAAATTCATTCATATAAAAGTGTAACTGGATTTTGTGAAACAGCTTCTTCATGCTTACTTCAAATACGTTGATGAGTGCATGTGTGTgcattagagagagaaagagatgtcACCAAGATTTAGATATCACATTCGTCAAGGTAAAAGCATCTCGTCCACTCATTCTAGAAAAGGCTGCCTTATGGGTTTGAAAAACATGGCCTTTGTGTTCTTTATAAATTGTTACATCTCATTTTCATAGAAGTGGTCATGCTATATATAATGCTTATCAAGCTTATTCTTCAGCATCTTTTCCAGTGCTCTTATTAAATAATGATTTAATACTGACTTTTTTACTATTTAGTCTTTGAACATATTTACACTTTAATCCACAAGTCCATTAGGTTGTTCCctttttttacataaatttgtCTGCATGTGACCTATTCTTGTCTTTGTCATGTCATGAATGGTTTGGTAATTTGATGTTTCAATAGTACTTGGGCTCTTGGAATATGCTAATCTTCATCATTTGATTCATGTTCTTTCAATAATTATTCTACATACTCATGTTGTTGGGTGAAATTATTTAGGGATGAAAGTCTATACAACTGATGAGAAGGAGCTGATTATGGAGCCATCGTTTAAATGGGCAGGAAATCCAAATGTTGTTGTTATAGTTAAAGCTTTTGGGATGAAAGCATCTGTGCAGGTTATTATCTTCCAGTGCTAATGGATTGTCAGAAGGTTTTTATGCACTTTTTGTCTTATTTAATACACATCTGCCTACTTTGAAGCTTGCTATGCAGTTCAAATTGTGGAAATTAGTGTAATGGAAATGCTTTCTTTCGTTCCTACTAAGGGATTGCTAATATTAACTGTTTTGATGTGAGAATCTCAGCTTGTGGATTTGCAAGTCTTTGCATCTCCACGGATCACCCTGAAGCCTTTGGTGCCATCATTTCCATGTTTTGCAAAAATTATTCTCTCTTTAATGGAGAAGGTATTCCCCAATTTGGTgcttgtctttgttttttttttcttgcttctaGTAAATCCACTGGattagctgtttttttttttttgtgatgtaGCCACATGTCGACTTTGGGCTTAAACTCCTTGGGGCCGATGTAATGTCAATTCCTGGCCTCTACAGATTTGTTCAGGTAGTTTTGCCCTTTTTAGTGTTTGTGTTTCTCTTAGCATTTGACAATATAAAAACACCATGTGTCACTGTAGAAGGCCTCCTtgttataaaaagaagacaatgaCAAATTGGGTGACTTAGCTTTCTATCTGGCCTCAGATAC
This genomic interval carries:
- the LOC116260432 gene encoding uncharacterized protein LOC116260432 yields the protein MERLVVHHPDKAAFSHKNMRNSPKRLNHKRKVFDSQSPKNSYRKRFPALDNSHIGVLSCSAPHNSQLSQKLPLLPPLPNFPPSANPSQRSAVLSSAKLSTVMRNFSKSEQAHPKRRPDGNKDSESYPLITSARPFGPDPGDLPQKIFGFFSSAEFADKWSGSAFSISPSPSSLPLPSFSLNHKGRCSSEATAGSSGVDFSATESLRRMLRIH